GGCCCAgttcctgagatcttattggaaGCTGCCGACTACCAATTTCAAGTGTATTCATCTGTTGGGAAACTGCCTCTCCCTGTTGCGGCCATGATCAATGATCATTTTAGAGTGGCAGTGTGACAACTGCCAAACCATCCCCTGATCATCACCTGACATTTCTGGTGGACTGGGAGGGGAGCCCTTCTCTGCCCCACTCATGCCTGACTACctacctactgtaacaaaatCAGTATCTTGTCTTCCCAGTGATTCTTTATTTTGGTAATATAGAATCAACTTGTAGAGAAGGCAGCATGATGTACTGAACAAAGCTTCAACAGGCCAGGATTTAAATCCCAGAGCCACCATTTATTGGCCATGTACCATTAGGTATGTGTTACAGACCTCTCCTGGTCCtcatttttttcatctgcaaaatgggaagtGATGGCAAGGATCAAATAAGACGACAACTATAAGAAGCAAGCCCAAAGCTAGGCACACATTAAATgtgtttcccttcccttcttaaGTCAGAATTTGGACTCTGAACATAAAATGTAACTCCCCACCAAGAGCTGACTCTGACTATGGGCACTGTTTCTATGAACGAAGCTCTTGGTGGCCCTTTGTTGTAACTGTTGATTGCACACATCTGGAAACCATGACAACCGTTGTGCTTTGAGTTCAGCTTGGCCCAAATGTGGCTCTATATAAGGCAGCTTCTATACTTCAGTTTTTCCCAACACATCATAGCTTGGCTTGAGTTTGGGCAGAGGGGTGGGTGCCAAAGGAAATGTACAATGTCTGGGAAAAATTCGTATTCAACTAACAATTACCCAGATCCATATGGCCCCACTGGGGTACTGCTCCTGGAGCTTTCGTGTCCATTCTCCCACTGAAAATGCAGTAGGAAGCTTTATGATGATGCCTACTTTGCAGGTGTTTCGATGGCTCTGGGTGGTTTAAGTGACTTTCCAAGGTCCAGAGATAATAAGGCAAGGACTTGGGATAAGATCCCAGGCTTCTGTCATGGAAGAAAGCAGGTCACAAGGATTTGCGGTGTTGGAAGAACAGCGGCTGTAGCGTCTGCCTGCCAAAGTGTGCCTTGAGTTGACACTGTCTACAACAAGCACTGGAAGGCAAGAGAGGGGGAGGTCCTATGTAAGTTTCCTTGGCCTTTAGAAGAAACCCTGTGTCCAGGCTCTCTGTCAACTAAGGCACATATCGAGCTGGGGCAGGTAGTGATATATGGCTAATTAAATGTGCCACGTAAAAAATACTTGACCacgaattttaaaaaacagtttgtaAAACACTCCTGGCATCATTTCATCTTTTGGGGTTGTCACTTGTATTCGGAAGGTATTTTAGGACCAACATTAATtgtcatgcattcattcaacgaATATTTATTCACCTACTTACTATGTATGAAGCACTGTTTTGTTTCGTTGTTTtgggacagaatctcactctgttgcctaggctggagttgaGTGGCACGATAtctgctaactgcaacctccgcctcctgggttcaagcgattcccatgcctcatactcccaagtagctgggattacagttgtgtgccacaactttcggctaattttcgtattttttttttgtagagacggggtttcaccatgttggccaggctagtcttgaactcctgacctcaggtgatccgcccgccttggcctcccaaattactgggattacaggtgtgacccactgcgcccggccattaaaactttttaacaCAAAGTCTTCAAAATGCCATCTTTTGTAACCTTCATAGGTTACAAAAGGTATTAATAGATTGAGATTTGCTGGGGGAAAGAATGCTAAAAAATAAGTCAGCTTTCTTTTCTGTAAccatttaaagaaatacaaagtaatTCTACAGGCAATTCTTTGGTGGGCTTATTtggtaaattttttctttcttttccatttttctcttgctctttggTTTGTAGGAGAACCCCTTTATTCCCAGGAGGCAGTTTTGAGTCCCAACATGTCCTGCATCGTCTCCTGTGCCCACTGCCAAAGGAAGGCTACCAGAGCGTGGGTTACAGCACAGCTCTGATTGGATGATAAGCAAGGAGAGTAATATGCTGCTAGGgggttagagaaaaaaaaaaaacaactagaatACCAGAATGTAGTATTTCAAATTTCCTCCCTCCAAATCAAAAGCCTTGTGAATGAAATTATGACCATTATTCAAGTGTAATTATACTGAGTATGTAAAATGGAAACACTGAAAGTAAATCATACATTTGGATATTACATTTCATATTTGAGAACATTccagaaacattttattattgttgagtGTAATGTCAGGAGACAAACTTCTCcaaattttatacataaatttttccattttctctgtttcccATTTATGTCAAGTTGAACACATGGTATGACTTTTAatattctctcttccttcttcttccccacATTGAATGTCAAGTGATCACATTCAATCTTGATTATCCTAAATTTACCCTTAGGATCTATCACCCCATTGTGTGTTGCAGCCAGAAGAAGAGGGTTTTTAAATTAGTATCAAAAGgagaggccaggcttggtggctcatgcctataattccagcactttggaaggctggggcaggaagatcccttgagcccaggagtttcagaccagcctgggcaacatggtgagattttgtctctacaaaaaaaaaaaaaaaagattttttaaatttagcagggtgtggtggcatgccctgtagtctcagctactatggaggctgaggtgggaggatcacttgatcctggaaggtggaggctgcagtaagccgagtggcaccagtgcactcctgtcaagagagagagagagacagaggctcTAAATAAAcctataaaactataaaactgggGTCTTATGGATGCTAGCAAATATCTTGGAAAGAACTGCCAGCGCCAGTCAATTACGGAAGACCACTGTGGCTACAGGCTGTTCTCCAGCTCAGGTGTCAACTCGTGGAAACCGGGTAATACCGAGGGAATTGCGGATTGTCCCGTAAACAGGATCTCGCAGATATGGGGGCGTAGGAAGAGGCTCCTCACCGACTTGGGGGTTGGCGGTGAACGACGGGTGGCCGCGCGCCGCGCCAGCTGGGGGCGCCCGAGCGCGAGCGTGGGGCGGCGCCGTTGGGATCACagccgaggcgggagaatggcttccagcttcaagAAGCCCAGCGCCGCCCCCACCAGCCAGAAGAGAAAGGTGGCGCCTAAGCCGGAGCTCACTGAAGATCAGAAGCAAGAAGTTCGGGAAGCGTTTGACCTCTTTGACGCGGACGGAAGCGGGACCATCGACGTGAAGGAGCTGAAGGTGGCCATGAGAGCTCTGGGCTTCGAACCCAGGAAGGAAGAGATGAAGAAGATGATCTCCGAGGTGGACAAGGAAGGCACGGGGAAGATCAGCTTCAATGACTTCCTGGCCGTGATGACTCAGAAGATGTCCGAGAAGGACGCCAAAGAAGAAATCCTGAAGGCCTTCAGGCTCTTTGATGACGATGAGACCGGGAAGATCTCGTTCAAAAACCTGAAGCGAGTGGCCAACGAGCTGGGGGAAAACCTCACGGATGAGGAGCTGCAGGAGATGATCGACGAAGCTGATCGGGACGGGGACGGCGAAGTGAATGAGGAGGAGTTCCTTCGGATCATGAAGAAGACCAACCTTTACTGAAGTCGGTTCAGAAGCTAAAGTGACTCTGGGTTCCCCGCTTCCATTTTGTGAAACCTTAGAGGACAGCGGCTGCCTGTCCCTTCTTCACCCCCTCACCCCCATAATTTGTCTAGATCTATTTCCATATCTCTAGTTCAATTATAGAATTTGAAAGATGCTTGTAATGTgagttttggtttttaattctcAAGAGCCAACCTGGAGTACACAAGGTTAAACAAAAGGGCCCTGAAGTTTGAGTGCACCCTCCATTTGCCCTGTGCTGAACTTGCAGAGACATCCGTTGAGCTGGAGGCAGGACAGCTTCTGGGACACACAAAAATGTGGTTCCCTTTGTCACTTCTTTGGTGGTCTTAAATTATCTTGCTTCATATATCATTCCTTAAATTCCAGTCATTGTTCCAGCATAATGAGATGGAATCTGCCAGTAGATTTGCCTAGCCTGTCCACTTAGCTGAATACCAGTTTGAAGGAAAACAGAGAGGCCACTTACAAACTTACTGAGCTCAGGACAGATAATCTTATAAAAAATAGGCTTGCTTGGGTGGTAGTACGTTGTGCAATTTAGACTATTCACTGGCTTCATACGTGCAAATGATTCTTCGTTTGTGTGTAAATTGTCCACCGATTCTTCGTTTGTGTGTAAATTGTCCACCGTGTGTTTATCTAGGGCTAGTATGTATACCTGGGCTACAGAATAAAAATCTAATACTGGCCCAAGCAAAGCATAATTTGCTTAAGAGGTTATGCTAACAAATGATTTTgagtaaatatttacaaatgtagGATCTTAGTTTAGGAAATTGTAGGGAATAccttaatataacattttaagcTACTTACAGTCCTTGGAAATATCAACAAATATCTTAGTTACCAGACCATTATAACCTTAGTCATCTTATTACTGCTTGATTATAAGACATTTTCTCCCCGCCAGTCCTTAGAACATCTTGGTTCTTGGTACTTGACTTATAGCCCCTCTGACATATAGTTGATGTTAGAGTGTCTGGCATTTAAGTAGTGCTCTATTTTACAAATCCCAGTAAACTGTTCCACTGTGGCTTGTTTATGTGTTAATACTGCTTGTTTTCTGTTATAAATTCTTTCTTGCTTTGGAGTAAGTAAGGTATCTATCGTTTTGAATATCTACAAATCTGaagttaaagaaaatttttaaaatgtaattgtggGAAAATAAATAGATCTGCTGAGATGGAGGCTTTGACTAGTGTTTTAATAATAGGCAACAAAACAAAGAGGCAGGATATTTTGGTCACAACTAAACCTAAATTAAATCCTCATACAAAGCCCCATTAAGATAAATGCTCAAATTCTGGGAACATTTCACTTGCTTTGCCAGCAATTTTACCCTTCAGAGGGTGTGGATCTAATCAGGGGAACAAACTACCCTGGACTTAATTCTCATTAACAGGGACTAATTTGTCAAAGCGGCAGTACTAGCTGAAGTGATGGGTATGGAAGCATTCACTGTGAGGATTTTGCTGaggtgcctggcacagggcaggGGAACTCACCTAGGCTGCAAGATGCTAATGGTTCAGGTTCAAAGTCTTAGTGTGGACTCAGGTGCAGTCAGGATGGGAACAGGTGCAACTTGGGCCAACATCAGTATGAAGGGCCTGATCTGAGGGCGGGGGGAGGAGAGGGTATTCTGGGAAGCCTGAGTTCCTGGTATCCTGTTGACCAGAGTCTTGGCCCAAGGATCAATGTATGAATTAAAGTAGAAATACCAGAAACAAAGAAAGTTGGCAGAAACTAGGAGAAGCAGAGTCTCAGCCAACTGGACTGGGCTCAGTCTTGGCTACTGGCCCAGCAGATGATAGAAGAGAAAACCAGGAACCCAGGCTGAAGCCCAGCGGTCGGGCTGGCCACACACCATGCATGGCCTTACAGGGGTGGCCTGAGGGCATGGTCCATTCCAAACAAGGAAAAGGGGCTCCAGAATATTTCTGAATCCCACTCACTGCCAGGGAAGAACCTCTCAATTCACTGAATAGTGCATTCTCCTGACTCTCAATAGGCTCATACTCTAGAGAATATGGGGACAAGGGGAGGAGGGTCTACTGGAACAAACTTAAAGTGGCATTTAAATTTTAAGATAAGTTAATCATACATTGGCTGGGCCAGCCATGTCTCTTAGTCTTTACAAAAGTAGAACACAAAATTCAATGGAAATCTGCAGACAActatttgcagatgaggaaacacgGCTATAAAGATTGGGaagaactggccaggtgcagtggctcacgcctgtaatcccagcactgtgggaggtcaaggcaggtggatcacttgagatcaggatttggagaccagcccgggcaacattgtaaagccctgtctctactcaaattacaaaaattagtactccagcctggttgacagagcaagactctttcaaaaaaaaaaaaagagaggagagagagagagagagagagagagagagagagagagagagagagagagagagagagagagagaggagagagagagagagagagagagagagagagagagagagagagagagagagagagagagagagagactggtcCCAAGGCATTCCAAATTGGAATGAGGAATTTGGGCCTTTAAAACTTCTCATTGACTGTCAGTCACTGGGCATGAGCAGTCCCCAGGAAGCGGGGATGACCTTGAGCAAGGTGGACGTCTTCAGTCAAGGGCAATCACTGGTTAgttccactgttttttttttttgttttttttttttttttgagacagagtttcactctgtctcaggctggagtgtagtggcatgatctcgaatcactgcaacctccgcctcccaggttcaagcaattctcctgcctcagcctcccgagtagctgggactacaggcacctgccaccatgcccagctaatttttgtatttttagtagagactaggttttaccacattggccggAATGGTCTTAAACCTTCTtaacttttgaaggataatttcacggGAAGAATTCTAGTttagtgtatttttcttttaatactttaaatatttcactccactttCTTCTTGCTTATGTGGTTTCTGAAGAGAATGATGTAATTCTTATTCTTGTTTCTGCGCAGATAAGGTGGTTTCATACCTCTGGTTTCTTTCAAGAATTTCTCTTTGTGTTTGATTTCCtacagtttgaatatgatataaTTATGTGTAGTTTTGGGGCTATTTATCCTGTCTGATGTAGTCTGAGCTTCCTAGGTCTGTGGTATGGTGTCTTGTCATTGATTTGGGAAAATTCTAgtcattattacttcaaatatttcttctgttcctttgtgttttttaaacttgcaccaactttttaattgatacatgatattttacatatttttggggTATATGTGATACTTCATTACCTGcacagaatgtgtaatgatcaagtcaaggTGTTTGGGCTATTACCTTGAGTATGTGTCGTTTGTATGTGTTGGGAGCTTTCCAAGTCCTCTGTTATCTGttataataattttgaattataCAATGCCTTGTTGTTAACTAGTCATCCTGCTCTGCTCTCAAACACTAcgatttattccttctatctaactgggtgttttacccattaaccaacctctcttcatcccctctACCCACACACCTTTCCCAGCCTTgggtatctatcattctactctctacctccatgagatcagcATTTGTAACTcccacacatgagtgagaacatgtggtatttgttttgctctgtctagattatttcatttaagataatgACCTTTTGTtccatccaggtcactgcaaataaCAAGATttcattgtttattctttttatggccaaatagtgtTCCACTGTTTATatagaacacattttctttatccatgtgtGCATTGATGAACACTGAGGTTgatccatatcttggctattgtgaatagtgctgcaataaacatgggggtgcaggtatccttttaatatactgatttcttttcctttggataaatacccagtagtaggattgctggatcatgtggtagatgtatttttagtttttaaagaaacctcCATACTCTTCCAtcatggctgtattaatttacattcccatcaacagtatatgagttcccctttttttctgcatcctcaccagcatctattatttttgtctttttaacaaTGGCCTTTCTAAcaggggtaagatgatatctcattgtggttttgatttgcatttccctgatgattagtgatgtcaagcatttttccatatgcccattggccatttgtatgtcttcttttgatgaAGTCTGcttgtgtcctttgcccactgtttgtactcctttcttttttccttctccctttggTATTCCCCTCACACATATGTCAGACTTTTTGTAATTGTCCCACAAGTCttgcattttctgttctttttcattctttcttctctttgtgtttcagtcttggaagtttctattgatattcaagctcactgattcttcctCTGACTCTGTTCAGTCTGTTAATAAGCCCTTCAAAggctttctccctcccctcccctcccctcccctcccctctctctctctctctctctctctgtctctctctctctctctctctctctctctctctctctctctctctctctctctctcctctctctctctctctctctctctttcgaaACGAGTtctcactatgctgctcaggctggcctagaacccttgggctcaagtgatcctctcagctcagccttccaagtaggtggTACAAATGCACCATTCTATCATACCCAgcaattcttcatttctgttacagtggtttttatttctagcattttcttttgattctttcctagagtttccatctctctgcttacataCACATTTGTTCTCTCATATTGTCCACTTTTTCCATTAGAGCCTTCAGcatattaattatagttattttcaATTCTAACCTGATAATTCCAAAATCTCGGTCATATCTGAGTCTGTTTCTATGCTTGGTTTGTCTCCTTAgactctgttttttccttttaggatgttccttatctttttttgttgaaaaccagACATGATGTATCAGATAAAAGTAATTGAGGTAAACAGGCCTTTAATATGAGGTTTTATGTTTATCTGGCTTGGAGTTAGGCTGTGTTTACTGTTTAACATAGCTTTGGTGTCAGAGGCTAAAATTTCCTCTGGTGCCCTTGTTTTTGTCTCTCCTGTTATGTTTGGGTTTCTCTAGAGTCTCCGTGAATATGGTGTGAGGCTTATGGTTCTTTACCTGTAACCCCTCTTATTATACAGGAGCCCTGCTGATGTGGtggtaaggtgggaggatgggagtAAGTATTCAGCAGTCCTGTGATCAGGTCTCAGTCTTTTAATAAGCCTGAGtattcccctttccctttccccatgTTAGAGTGGCCTGCAGTTGGGGGTATCCATTATCCCAGGTTGGTAGGCTTTGGTAAAACCACAGTCTATCAAGCTGTGGTAAAATAGTTTCCCTGCGGTCTGGCTTTGTTAAGGAGAACAGAGGGCTCTGTGggtatttcaaaattgctacttttcctctctccctgttGGAAGCACAAGGGAATTTCTCTTGATCTTCACCCTGAGAGTCTGGGGGGGTTCCTGCAGGTAAAACTCAGGCAAGTATGAGGGCCTGCACACAAAGCGTCTGCTGGAGTTTGTTCCATAGCCCCAGTTCTCTAATGaatctaagaagagttgttgattttcaaTTTGTCCAACTTAATTCTTGTTTTGAAGACAGAAGTGATGACTTCCAAGCTCTTTATATGTTGAACCCAAACCTATATTATTTTCAATTAGCAATTGCATATAGCAACTGTACACTGcatttatagaaatataactgATGTTTGCCTGTGTATCTTTTTTCCTATCATGTTACTGAATTCACTTCttagttctaggagttttttAAATACATCCCTTAGAATATTCTATAtacataatcatgtcatctgcacataaggacagttttgtttctttttctagtctGTATTTCTTATtcccttttcttgccttattgcactggctagaacttccagcactatatTAAAATAAGAGTGGTAAAAGTGAACATTCTTTCTTTGTTGCTGATCTTGGGGGGAAAGTATTCAGTCTTTCAGCGCTGAGcataatgttagctgtaggtgTTTTAAATCTTTATCTAGTTGAGGAAGTTACCTTTTATTCCAATTTTTCTGAGAGTTTATATcataaattttgtcaaattttttgcATGGATCgatatgattatgtgattttcttctttagttaCTGTAGTGGGTTACAttgatttatttctattattgaaCCAGCCTGCGTTCCTGGAATAAACCCCGTTTGGTCATGatgtgtaattatttttttttatatattgctgaattctatttgctgatattttgttaaggatttttgcatctatgttcatgagggatctggGCTGGTAGGTTTTATTTCCCCCTgcaatgtctttgtctggttttgatattaaggtaatttttttttttttttgagtctcactgtcaccctggctggagggcagtggtgcgctcttggctcactgcaacctccacctcctgggttcaagcaattctcctgcctcaggctccccagtagctgggattataggtgcacaccactacacctggctaatttggtaTTAAGGTAATATTATCATCATAAAATGAACTGGGAAGTGTgccctcttatttatttatttatttatttttctgagacagtcttcttgttgcccaggctggagtaccgtggtacaatcatggctcactgcagcctcaaactgctgggctcaggtgatcctcctgcctcagccttcccagtacaGGGGCAGGCTACCActtctggccaatttttaaatttttcctttgtagagaggggtctcactctgttgcccagaggacctcaagcaattcacctaccTCGGCCCCTCTTCTTATATTTTATGGAAGAATTATGGGAGTTAATTCTTCTTTAGTTTCGTTAGAATTCTTCAGTGAAACTGTATGGACttgaagatttgttttttttttttcttttttcttttttttttttttttttaagatggagtttccctcttgtcccctaagctggagtgcagtggtgtgacctctgctcactacaacctctgcctcccgcgttcaagtgattcccctgcctcactcagcctctggaggagttgggattacaggcacctgccactacgcctggctaattttttgtgtttttagtagagatggggtttcaccatgttggccaggctggtctcgaacttctgatctcaggtgatccacccaccttggcctcccaaagtgttgggattacaggtgtgagccaccgcacctggctgaagatttctttttggggagttttaaattatacaatCAGTTTGCTTAATAGGTATAAACTATTCAAGTTATCTATTTTATACTGGGTGAGTTGCAATAGTTTGTGGTTTATGGGTTTATATGGTCCATTTCATCTGAggtataaaatttatttgtgtagTATTGTTGCTAGTATTCCcttgttatttttttatgttcACATGGTATATGGTGATGGTCCTGGTTTAATTCCTAATATTAGTAACTAtctcactctcttctctctctctctctctctctctggtaaGTCTTTctagaggtttgtcaattttgttgacttttttccccttaaagaATCAGCTCTTTGTTTCATGGATTTTCTGCTTTTGTGTTTTCaacttcattgatttctgctgtttgttatttctctccttctgttggttgtgggtttgtttcgcttttctttttctatatatttgatgTGAAATCTTACATTATTCATTTTggacttttcctcttttttgatgtatGCATTTAGTATTCTAAATTTACTTCTTAGTGCTGCATACTGTTTGAACTATGTCTgacaaatattgtttttaaatctttattcagttcaatgtatttttaaaatttccttctatgcctcttcttttttttttttttttttttttttgaggcggagtcttgctctgttgcccaggctggagtgcagtggccagatctcagctcactgcaagctccgcctcccaggttcccgccattctcctgcctcagcctcccaagtagctggaactacaggcgccagccaccttgcccggctagttttttgtatttttagtagagacggggtttcactgtgttcgccaggatggtctcgatctcctgaccttgtgatccgcccgtctcggcctcccaaagtgctgggattacaggcttgagccaccgcacccggcctatgcCTCTTCTTTGACTTGTTATTTAGAAttgtgttgtttagtttccaagtaTTTACATTTTCCTGTTATCTTTCTGCATTGATTCTGTCGTAGTCAGAGTGCATGCTCTGTACAGTTTCAGTTCTTTCAAATTTATTGAGCTTTGTTTAATGGATCTGGATACAGTTTAtcttggcatatatatatatacacacacacacacacacatacacaaacacacacacatgtatatatgtggcACTTGAAAAGAAAGTGTATCTGCTGTTTAGTGGAATGTTTGGAGTGTTCTGTAAGTGATGATTAGATACTGTTGGTTGATGATGTTGTTGAGTTTTCCGATAACCCTACTGAGTTAAGTCTATTTAGTCTGTCAGTTATTCAGAGAGAGAGGTGTTGAACTCTGGAATTTGAATTgtggatttgtccatttcttctttcagttgTGTTAgttttttcttcacatattttacaattctgttgtttggtgcatacacatttaggattacTATAACTTCTTGGTGGATTGACCCTTTTACATTATATAATGTCTTTTTCTGTCCCTGGTCATTGTAGTTGCTCTGAAGTCTGTGTTTTCTCAATATAAATAGGCaactctgctttcttttgattaatgtttacATGATACatctttttgtattcttttactttcaacttaCTTATTGTTATagttgaagtgagtttcttgtagacagcatatagtagGTTATGTGtatccatatatacacatatatatataatttttttttttttgagatagagtttcactctgtcactcaggctggagtgcagtggtgcgatcttggctcactaccacctctgcctcctgggttcaagcgattcttgtgccacagcctccccagtagctgggattacaggcacacgccaccaagcccagctaatttttgtatttttagtagaaacagggtttaaccatcatggccaggctggtgttgaactcctgatct
The DNA window shown above is from Rhinopithecus roxellana isolate Shanxi Qingling chromosome 21, ASM756505v1, whole genome shotgun sequence and carries:
- the CETN1 gene encoding centrin-1; its protein translation is MASSFKKPSAAPTSQKRKVAPKPELTEDQKQEVREAFDLFDADGSGTIDVKELKVAMRALGFEPRKEEMKKMISEVDKEGTGKISFNDFLAVMTQKMSEKDAKEEILKAFRLFDDDETGKISFKNLKRVANELGENLTDEELQEMIDEADRDGDGEVNEEEFLRIMKKTNLY